The nucleotide window CTCGGAATTGTCAATGCGCTGGGCCCGCTGCTGAACATCCTGCAGATTCCCGCGGCGCGCTATGTGGAGCAGGTGGGATACCGGAGTTTTGTGCTGCGCGGGTGGTCGCTCCGGAGCGTGTTCATCATTGCCATTGCCGGGATTGCCTTTTTGCCGCCGCAGATCGACAGCACGACAAAAATTGTTCTGACGCTTTGCTGCCTCTTTTTTTACAACGCTAGCCGGGGTTTTTCCGTATGCGGCTTTTTGCCGTGGTTGACGCAACTGGTGCCGGAGCAGGTGCGCGGTCGCTATATTTCCTTCGACCAGATGTTCAGCTTTGTGGCCATCGTGTCGGGCTCGCTGCTCTGGGCCTTTTATCTCAGATGGGCGGACGGGGTGCGCGCTTTCGGCGTTTTGTTTTTGGGAAGTTTTGCCGCCGCCATGGCGAGCCTCGTGTTCCTGCGCCGGATTCCCGATGTGCCGGTGTCCGAATCCTCAAGAAATGCGGAGCCGGTGCCGTGGCTTCAAATCATCAAGTTCCAGCCGTTCCACCGTTTTTTGGTTTTTAACATGGTGTTGTTTGTGGGATGGGCCGGGATCGGGGTTTTTTATGTCCCCATGTTGCGCGACCAATTTGCCATGACGGACACGGGTTTTCTGCTTTTGCAGGCGGTGTTCGGCGTGGTGTTTATCGTCAGCATTTTTATTTTGGGCGGGCTGGCGGACAAGGTGGGGAGCCTGCCGATGTTGAATGTCTCGCTTGCAGTCCAGGTACTGCACATGGTCGGCTGGGGCTTGATTGGGGCTCACATCATCCCGTTTACCTGGTGGAGCTTGGGCTTCCAGCAGGCCAGTTGGGGAGTGGCGTTTGCCCTCTTCCAACTCGCCAATACCCGCCTCGTGATGTCGATTGTGCCCGGATTGGGACGAAGCCACTTTTTTGCCATTTTCAGCGTGGCCCAAAATCTGGTCCTTGGGCTGTGCCCGGTGTTTTGGGGGATTCTGGTGGATGCGCTCAAACCCTGGCATGCGCATTGGGGGTTATGGCACGGGAATGCGTTCAGCCTGCTGTACCCGGTCTCCGCGTTGTTTGTTCTTTTTTCCTATGCGACCCTGGCCCGGATACATGAGCCCCAGGCGTTGAGCACCGAGGAATTTTTTCACGAATTATTCGTCAAGACGCCGTCCCGCGCATGGAGCCGCCTTTTGAACCGGAGGTCCATTTCTTGAAAAGCGCGCTTGGCAGAAAATGGATTCGCCGCTTTGGCCCGCCCCTAATTGCCGCGATCATCAAAGTGCTGGGCGCAAGCCTGCGGGTGACGGTGGAAGACATCCCCGGAGTCAGGAGCAACAAGGAGCAGAGGGAACCGTTTTTATTCGCGTTCTGGCACAACCGTATTTTTTTGATGCCTTATTTTTACCGGAAATACATGGGCGGTCGGAATTTGACGGTGATGGCGAGCCCCAGCCGGGACGGCCAGTTGTCAACCGATATGGCGAAGTACTTTGGAATCCATGCGGCGCGGGGTTCTTCGTCGCGCAGCGGCTTGCGAGCTCAAATCCAACTGGTGCGGGAGTTGAAAAGCGCGGGATCCGACGTGGCGGTAACGCCCGATGGGCCCCGCGGGCCGTGTTATACGGTCAAACATGGAATTTTGCAACTGGCCCAAAGCAGCGGGCTTTCCATCCTGCCGGTGACCTATCATCTGTCGGCCAAATGGGAAATGAGCAGTTGGGACGGTTTTCAAATCCCGAAGCCGTTTGCCCGCTGCCACATCCGGGTGGGCGAACCGTTGCACGTGGGCGCGGATGACGATTTTGTGAAAATGGCGGAAGAACTCGCGCGCAGAATGGGGGAATGAGGGAGCTGCACCCGCGTTCCGCCGCGGCCGACGCACTCCAAAATCTCGCGATGACGGGAGGATCAGGCGGTCTTGCGTTTGAAGAGGCGGCGGGCGAGGAGGAAGCCGCAGCCGCCGAGGAGGAGCAGCGAGACCGAACCGGGTTCGGGAACGGCAACAACGGTCAACTGGCCGGTGGATAAAAATTGGGAGGTGTCCCAGGACAAGCCTGCACCAAGAGTGGGCGTTGAACCCAGAGTGGCGCCTGTAAAACTGCCCGAGGTCAAATCAAAGGTGTCTCCA belongs to Candidatus Methylacidiphilales bacterium and includes:
- a CDS encoding MFS transporter; protein product: LGIVNALGPLLNILQIPAARYVEQVGYRSFVLRGWSLRSVFIIAIAGIAFLPPQIDSTTKIVLTLCCLFFYNASRGFSVCGFLPWLTQLVPEQVRGRYISFDQMFSFVAIVSGSLLWAFYLRWADGVRAFGVLFLGSFAAAMASLVFLRRIPDVPVSESSRNAEPVPWLQIIKFQPFHRFLVFNMVLFVGWAGIGVFYVPMLRDQFAMTDTGFLLLQAVFGVVFIVSIFILGGLADKVGSLPMLNVSLAVQVLHMVGWGLIGAHIIPFTWWSLGFQQASWGVAFALFQLANTRLVMSIVPGLGRSHFFAIFSVAQNLVLGLCPVFWGILVDALKPWHAHWGLWHGNAFSLLYPVSALFVLFSYATLARIHEPQALSTEEFFHELFVKTPSRAWSRLLNRRSIS
- a CDS encoding lysophospholipid acyltransferase family protein — its product is MKSALGRKWIRRFGPPLIAAIIKVLGASLRVTVEDIPGVRSNKEQREPFLFAFWHNRIFLMPYFYRKYMGGRNLTVMASPSRDGQLSTDMAKYFGIHAARGSSSRSGLRAQIQLVRELKSAGSDVAVTPDGPRGPCYTVKHGILQLAQSSGLSILPVTYHLSAKWEMSSWDGFQIPKPFARCHIRVGEPLHVGADDDFVKMAEELARRMGE